The sequence TCACGACGCCCTTGGCGCGCTGGGCGCTGGCCGGGTCGAAGTGGATCTCCAGCCCGTTCGCCGTCGCCACGATGTCGTGTTCGCCGGCCGGCGCCAGCTGGAAGCCGGCGCTGTGGTCGGGGCCGATCTCCAGGTGAAGCGCCACGCCCTGCGCGTTCGCGGTGCCCTGGCGGATCGCCTCGGCGGCGGCGTCGGTGATGGTGATTTCCGGCGGCGTGCGGTCCGGCGCGGCGACGCCGAACAGCTGGTGCAACTCACCGCTACCGTACATCTGGCGGATGATGTCGGCGCCGCCGACCAGTTCGCCTTCCACGTACAGCTGCGGGATGGTCGGCCATTCGCCGTAGGCCTTGATGCCCTCACGGATCTCCGGATCGTCCAGCACGTTGACCGTGTGGTATTCGGGCAGCAATTCATTGAGCGTGTTGGTGGCTGCGGCGGAGAAACCGCACATCGGCTGCTGGCGGTTGCCCTTCATGAACAGCACCACGCGGTGGTCCTTGAGCAGGGTTTCGATACGTTCGCGGGTGGTGGCGTCGAGGGACATGGGGAACTCCGGGGAAGAAGGCCAATGATACGCCGTCCGATATGCGGGAGGCCCGCCGACCTTCAAGCCCGCCCGCTTCAGGCGGCGCGGTGCAGTTCCCCCAGGTCGTGCCGGCGCGTGCCCAGCGGCGCCAGCGCCCGTACCGCGGCGGGCGAGGGCCACACCAGTTCGCGGCTGGCGCGGCCCAGCGCGGTGGCCTGCTCGCTCCAGTGGATCAGTTCCATCGCGCCGGTGTGATCCTCGACCAGCGCGGTGCAATGTTCGACCCAGTCGCCGTCGTTGAGGTAGAGCACGCCGTCCAGCTCGCGCACGTGGCCGAAGTGGATGTGCCCGCAGATATGCCCGTCGAAGCCGCGTTCGCGCGCGTCGGCGGCCACGCGCTGCTCGTACGCGCGGATGTACGCCAGCGCCCCTCCGATGCGCGACTTGAGGATGATCGACAGCGGCAGATACGGCAGCTGCAGCCGTCGCCGCAGCGTATACAGACCGCGATTGCTCCAGCAGATGAGTCGATGCATCGCCTCGCCGAGCTGCAGCATCCAGCGGCGGCCGACCTGCTCGGGATCGAATTCGTCACCGTGGCTGACCCGGTAGCGGCGACCGTCGGCACCCACGTGCACCGCGTCCAGCGCGATGCGCACGCCGCCGAAGTTCTGTCCGTGCAGTCCGCGCATCGGCGCGTCGTGGTTGCCGGGAATGTAGACCACCTCGACGCCGCGGCGCGCCAGTGCCAGCACTTCGGCGATCACCGCACTGTGTTCGGCATGCCACCAGTGGCGTCGGGACAGCGCCTCCAGGTCGACGATGTCGCCGACCAGGTAGAGCTTCTCGCAGCGCAGCTGGCGCAGGAAGTCGAGCAGGTAGGCGGCCTTGCAGTCCGGCGTGCCCAGATGCACGTCGGAGATGAAGGCGCTGCGGCAATGGAAGCTGGTCATGGCACGGTCCCCGCTGGTGGCCCGGGGCGCCAGTGTGCGATCGCCACGTCACCGTGCGATGGCGGACAGGTTGCAGCGCGGTTGCGGTGAATTTCTAGGCGCGCAGCGCGGCGTGGACCGACGGTTCGATCGCCGCCGCCCACAAGGCGTACTGCGCCGCCGAGGGATGCAGGCCGTCGTCGGCGAGCAGCTCGGGATGCTGGCGCGAGATGCCGGTGATGTCGACGAAACGGACGTCCGCGCGGCTGCTCGCGTCGCTGGCGATCGCGTTGTAGCTGTCCAGCTCGGTGGCGATCAGCCTGCGGTCGCGGCCCTGCTCCCGGGCGAAGCGGGTGACGCCCCAGTCGGGGATCGACACCACCACCACGCGCGCGGCACGTGCGCCGGCCAGCGTGATCGCGCGCGCCAGCAGGCTGGTGAACTCGTTGCGGTAGTCGTCGGCCGGGCGGCCGCGGTACTGGTTGTTCACACCGATCTGCAGCGTCACCAGGTCGTACGGCGGCGCCAGCAGCGCGGCGTCCATGCCCTGCGCCAGTTCGTCGGTGGTCCAGCCGGTGATGGCGACGATCTGCGGCTCGTCGATCGGCGTGCCGGCCTGGCGCAGGCGCTGCGCCAGCACGGCCGGCCAGCGCTGGTGCGCGGCCACTGCCTCGCCGATGGTGTAGGAGTCGCCCAGGGCGAGCCAGCTCGGCACGGCGCGGCTCAGGCTACTGCAGTGGCGGACGGCGACTGCTCGCGTGCCATCCGCGCCAGTACCCGCTCGATCCGCACGAACACCTCGCGCAGTTGCGCCGGCGGCGGCAGCAGGGTCAGCCGGAAGTGACGGCTGCGCGGCACGTTGAAGCTGCTGCCGGGCACCACCAGCACCGATTCCTCCTCCAGCAGGCGCAGCGCGAAGGCCTCGTCGTCGAAGCTGGCGAGGCGGTCGGCCCGCACCTGCGGGAACGCGTACAGCGCGCCATCCGGGACCACCAGTTCCAGGTAGTCGCTGGCGGCGACGCCTTCCAGCACGACGCGGCGCGCCTCGTGCAGGCGTCCGCCGGGGGCGGTCAGCGCGCCGATCGTCGGCGCATCCTGCAGCGCCGGCAGCACCGCCCACTGCGCGGTGACGTTCGCGCACAGGCGCAACGCGGCCAGCAGCTGCAGCGCATCGCGATAGGCCGCGCTGCGCGCGGGGTCGCCGGACAGGCTCACCCAGCCGATCCGGTAACCGCAGGCGCGATGCACCTTGGACAGGCCGCCGAAGCTGAGACAGGGCACCTCGCCGGCCACCTCGGCCAGCGGCTGGAAGCTGGCGCCGTCGTACAGGATCTCGTCGTAGATCTCGTCGGACAGCAACAGCAGGCGGTGCCTTGCCGCGATCGTCACCAGCCGTTCCAGCAGCGCGCGCGGATAGACCGCGCCGGTGGGGTTGTTCGGGTTGATCAGCACCAGCGCGCGGGTGCGCGGGGTGATCAGCGCCTCGATCTCGTCGGGGTCGGGCAGGTGGCCGTGGCGGGCGAGGCAGCGGTAGTAGCGTGGCTGGCCGCCGTTGAGGATGGTGGCGGCGCTCCACAACGGGTAGTCGGGGCTGGGCAGCAGCACTTCGTCGCCGGCCTGCAGCAGCGCGCGCAGCGACAGGTCGATCAGCTCGCTGACGCCATTGCCGATGAAGATGCGCTCGGCATCGACGCCCTGGGCGCCGCGTGCGCGCTGCTGTGCGGCGATCACCTCGCGGGCGAGTTCCAGGCCCTGCTCGTGGCCGTAGGCCTCGCTCTCGTGCAGGTGGCCGGCGATCGCCTCGCGCAGGTGTGCCGGCGTGACGAAACCATAGCGGCCGGGATTGCCGATGTTGAGCTTGATGATGTCGAGGCCGGCAGCCTCCAGCTCGCGTGCGCGCCGGGTCAGCGCACCGCGGATTTCGTAGCGCACGTCCGCCAGGTGCGCACTGGGTGTGATCGAGGCCAACGCCGGTGTCCTTTGCATGTTGGAGGTGAGATCGACAGGCGGCCACGCCGCCGGTGGCTTGATCCTAGCAGCGTGGTGCAGTGCAGCGCGAGCACCATTTGGGCCGCTTCCCGGTTCATCGTCGGGCAATCTCCGGGCAGGGCATAATCGCCGCACCGTGCTGACCGATCTTCCCCATGAGTGATCCCGAAACGATCGAACGCCTGCGCCGCATCGGCTGGCGCGGCGATGCGCTGCCCGGCGCCGGCCTGCGCCTGGCACGAGTGGTGGCCCAGCATCGCGCCGGCTACGAGCTGCACGACGGCGCGAGCCTGTTCGGCGCGCAGCCGGACGGGCGTTTCCTCAAGCGTGGCATCGACCCGACCGCGCGGCCGGTGGTCGGCGACTTCGTCGAGGTCGAGGCGGGCAAGCCGCCGCATATCGTCAACGTGCTGCCACGGCGCACCGTGCTGTCGCGCGCGGCAGCCGGCGAGCGCTACGAGCGCCAGCTGATCGCCACCAACATCGACTACGTGCTGGTGCTGACCGGACTGGATGGCGACTTCAACCCGGCGCGGATCGAGCGCTATCTGTCGCTGACCGAGGATTCCGGCGCACGGCCGGTGGTGCTGCTGAGCAAGCTGGATACACGCGAGGACGCTGCGGCGCAGCTCGACGCCTTGCGCGCACGATTGCCCGCGGGCACGCCGATCCATGCGCTGAACGGCAAGGACCCGGCCAGCGTGGCGTCCCTGGCCGCCTACCTGCAGCCGGGCGACAGCGCGGTGCTGGTCGGCTCTTCCGGCGCCGGCAAATCCACGCTGACCAACACCCTGCTCGGCACGGCGCGCATGGCCACCGCCGAAGTGCGCAGTCATGACAGCCGCGGCCGCCACACCACCACCCATCGCGCCCTGCTGCAGCTGCCCTCGGGTGGCTGCCTGATCGACACCCCCGGCATGCGCGAGCTGAAGCTGACCGGGGAGGAGAACCTGGACCTGTTCGCCGACATCGAGGTGCTGGCCGAGCAATGCCGTTTCGCCGACTGCGGCCACGGCAGCGAGCCCGGTTGCGCGGTGCAGGTGGCGCTGGACAGCGGCGAGCTGGCGCCCGGGCGCTGGCGCAATTTCCTCAAGCTGCACGACGAGCGCGAGGAACAGGCGGCGACGCTGGAGGCGCGCCTGCGCCGCCAGCGGGGCGGCCGGCCGATCGAACGGCCGCACGGCCATCGCGGGCAGCGCGAGCGGGAGTGAGCCGGCTCGCGGACGACGCGCACCAAAGCATCTAGTATCGCGGCATTGTCGTAGCGGAGCGCAGGCATGCGTCGGTTGTCTTTCTCCTATCCAGGGCAGCGTGCTGGCACCGCTTCGTCACGCGGAG is a genomic window of Rhodanobacter thiooxydans containing:
- the grxD gene encoding Grx4 family monothiol glutaredoxin, whose translation is MSLDATTRERIETLLKDHRVVLFMKGNRQQPMCGFSAAATNTLNELLPEYHTVNVLDDPEIREGIKAYGEWPTIPQLYVEGELVGGADIIRQMYGSGELHQLFGVAAPDRTPPEITITDAAAEAIRQGTANAQGVALHLEIGPDHSAGFQLAPAGEHDIVATANGLEIHFDPASAQRAKGVVIDWVSTVQGEGLSLKFPGAVEIKSLSVQQLQQRLAANDITLIDVRPAAGRAQAAPLAQARVLEEEGYESLASLPKDTALAFICHHGMSSRAMAERFAAHGFSNLHNVEGGMDAWASEVDSSVPRY
- a CDS encoding UDP-2,3-diacylglucosamine diphosphatase, giving the protein MTSFHCRSAFISDVHLGTPDCKAAYLLDFLRQLRCEKLYLVGDIVDLEALSRRHWWHAEHSAVIAEVLALARRGVEVVYIPGNHDAPMRGLHGQNFGGVRIALDAVHVGADGRRYRVSHGDEFDPEQVGRRWMLQLGEAMHRLICWSNRGLYTLRRRLQLPYLPLSIILKSRIGGALAYIRAYEQRVAADARERGFDGHICGHIHFGHVRELDGVLYLNDGDWVEHCTALVEDHTGAMELIHWSEQATALGRASRELVWPSPAAVRALAPLGTRRHDLGELHRAA
- the rsgA gene encoding ribosome small subunit-dependent GTPase A, which gives rise to MSDPETIERLRRIGWRGDALPGAGLRLARVVAQHRAGYELHDGASLFGAQPDGRFLKRGIDPTARPVVGDFVEVEAGKPPHIVNVLPRRTVLSRAAAGERYERQLIATNIDYVLVLTGLDGDFNPARIERYLSLTEDSGARPVVLLSKLDTREDAAAQLDALRARLPAGTPIHALNGKDPASVASLAAYLQPGDSAVLVGSSGAGKSTLTNTLLGTARMATAEVRSHDSRGRHTTTHRALLQLPSGGCLIDTPGMRELKLTGEENLDLFADIEVLAEQCRFADCGHGSEPGCAVQVALDSGELAPGRWRNFLKLHDEREEQAATLEARLRRQRGGRPIERPHGHRGQRERE
- a CDS encoding aminotransferase class I/II-fold pyridoxal phosphate-dependent enzyme, translated to MASITPSAHLADVRYEIRGALTRRARELEAAGLDIIKLNIGNPGRYGFVTPAHLREAIAGHLHESEAYGHEQGLELAREVIAAQQRARGAQGVDAERIFIGNGVSELIDLSLRALLQAGDEVLLPSPDYPLWSAATILNGGQPRYYRCLARHGHLPDPDEIEALITPRTRALVLINPNNPTGAVYPRALLERLVTIAARHRLLLLSDEIYDEILYDGASFQPLAEVAGEVPCLSFGGLSKVHRACGYRIGWVSLSGDPARSAAYRDALQLLAALRLCANVTAQWAVLPALQDAPTIGALTAPGGRLHEARRVVLEGVAASDYLELVVPDGALYAFPQVRADRLASFDDEAFALRLLEEESVLVVPGSSFNVPRSRHFRLTLLPPPAQLREVFVRIERVLARMAREQSPSATAVA
- a CDS encoding SGNH/GDSL hydrolase family protein, producing the protein MPSWLALGDSYTIGEAVAAHQRWPAVLAQRLRQAGTPIDEPQIVAITGWTTDELAQGMDAALLAPPYDLVTLQIGVNNQYRGRPADDYRNEFTSLLARAITLAGARAARVVVVSIPDWGVTRFAREQGRDRRLIATELDSYNAIASDASSRADVRFVDITGISRQHPELLADDGLHPSAAQYALWAAAIEPSVHAALRA